AGTTATCAAGTCCAGTGTCTTCTCCAGCTCCATCTACACCTCTTTGGATCTTATCTAGTTGTTTTGAAAGGCTGGGAGTGAGTGGTGCGCCGGGATCTGGACCACGATAGTGGGATTTCATAGTCCTGGACAATTTTAGCCAATGCCGATGGATTTCGAGCTCCCATTCTTTGGCAGATGGAGGACAATACTCAGGATTATAGTAAGCAGGGAAATTCAATACAGGGCCATCAGAAGTAGAGGATATTGAACTTGGTGAAAGTAGGTCATTCTGGGTGTGTAAGGCTTCTTGGTATGCACCGTCAACTATTGGGATAGACTCGCTGGTGTACAACTCTTCGTTAACATACGCACTAGAGATTGAGTCGTTTCCAAAGACGCTAGGAGAAAGTATTGGATAAAAATTAGTGCCATTGAAGGCAGAGTACCTAGCTGTTAAATCTGAAATATTATTTCTTGAAACAACAAAGCAGGAGCCGCTGAACCGAAATTGCTCTTCAGTTGCAGGGAAATAGAAGCAAGCCTCAAATGGCGCAGGGGTCCCTTTCTCGGCTGAGTAAGAGTCGATTTCCTTGAATTTATCGCTTCTTGTATCGGTATTAAACGTTAACACGTTGCAGTTCTTATCTTCAAATAAAAACCCTCTGAATACAACCGTTCTACACTTGGGTTTCATAGAAGAGGGATCTACCGTGCTGAACGTTAACGGTATGAAAGGCTGCACGTGGTTTTTCATGGACTGGGTAAAAGTTGGCACCCATGGTGCCATCTCGTGAAACATTAGATCTTACTTTAGGATGAATGGCTGTTAATCAGTGTGATTAAGACAAGCGCTAGATTTTGTGAATCTATCAACGGTAAAATACAGGTCTTAGTTGTGATTATACTGAATGTTTTAAATGCTAGTGATATTAAATCCTCTGCAATTTAAGAAGTCAAAAATCGAACTCCAGGCTCACAGATCGAAAAACGCTTACAGAGTCGTTATGCAATTCAATCTACAAATTTTATAGAAAACTCCCATATTATGGGAGATATTTCGGATGCTAAAAATTGACCCCATAAAAGGATTCGCCTCATGTTTTCTATAATCGCTTTATCTGAGTTGATCATTCGATGAAATTTGCCGTTCTACAATAGTAAATATGGGAGGTTACTGCATATTTAAGCAAACTGAAACTTATTTGGGATTAGActtaaatatatatttagAAGAAGTTATATCGACCCCTAAACCGCTATGGGTGTAAGAGGACGCTATGAAATGCTTAGTGACGTAGTTGGGAATTCTTGATAACTATAATTAAGGTTATAGTATACTTTTCAAAGATATAACGAGCTTTAAGCTATATATCAAAAAGAATGCACCAAAGGAAATAAAcaaatatatatatgtatcTGTAATCATTTCTCGTTCTCTTGTTTCAAAACCTCGTCCAACTTTGAAATATCTGGGTTCTTGTATAATCTTAGAGTCTTGTCATGAGCTAAATGTCTGTAGGTGAACCAAGTACCAGAACAAACAGCCACACCCATGGCAATAAAGAGAGGGGTTAATTCTAATGGAATGCCTGGGGTTGTAGATGCCTTCTTTTTCTGTAAGTGCGAATGTTAGTATTCATCATAATAGGAAAGCTCTCGTACGTAAACAAGTTGATTATTTATAATCGTGGGTTTAACATACAGCCGCGTTCAGTAGCAATTGAGCTGCTCTCATTTTGAACTATATTTTAGTGGTTGATATAATACGTATTGTAACAGCTAGTAATTAAGCAGCGAAAGCTTTAACTGATTGTTGCGACACTTAATTACATTTTGCAAGTGAAAAATGAATGTGTTGTGATATATCACTTTGAACGTCTCAAAACTATTGGCGATGAACCGCTACGGTTCCTACCATAGTAATTCAGGAGTATATCAGCGGTAGATGCTGCTAAATTCCGCATGCGTTGCTGCTACTTCAATGATTTATTGATGTCTTAATATTGATTCTTTATTGCACTTTCTTTGCAAACTAGTAGATTTTAATTTTCACTTACCTGATTGGCTGATGCAGAGCATCTATAATATTAAAGCTTTTAGTGGTTTTTACCAACTAAGAAACCATAATAATTTAGCGATTCTGACTACTATATTCAATTGCTTCGATCGAGAATTTTGCAATCTTAGTAGGTTGGTACCTAAACTATATTGTCATCTACAGTATTGGAGTACGAAAGTTAGAATAGAAGTTAAAAATGTGAATATACCACCACAAACTGGTGGTGACTTCTCACTATCAGTAATTAAATATCTACGTGATTTTAAAGATGGTGGTTCTCAACCTCATTGTTTCTAAATACTATACATATCAGAACATGCATTAGATGTCAATTGACACCTACACTCTATCGATAAGACTAAAACATTTACCTTCTTACTCAACAAATATCCGCGATAGTTTAATGGTTAGAATTCGCGCTTGTCGCGCGCGGGATCGGGGTTCAATTCCCCGTCGCGGAGATCTTTTTTCTTAAAAGAGAATTCATTCTTTTTGGATGCAGTGTACTTCCATGACTGTTGGTACCATACCCTGCCAATTCTGAGATCAGGGATGACTGGTACTGAAGAGCTATTATGTTTACAGATCAAGAGCTCCAAATCGGCTGATATATCAGTTTCAGAAACTAGCTTAACTATACATCATAGAGGTCAACAAATCTGCAAAACCCTTCTTGTACGATGGTGGTAGTGGTTTCAATGTCTCTACTTCGCTTTTCTCGAGTGCTTGCAGCAATTCTTTCTGTTTTGGATATATCGCCCACAAATTCCTGGCCTCTTCGAACTTCCTAGCTATTTGCTCCTGATGATTGTCCATTAACGAATCATTTACACACGCAATCAGCCTCTTTCCACTTCTGAGTGCATCCAGTATACTTCCAGTTCCAGCATGCGATATAACTAAGTCAGCgtattttttaattataaCATCGAGCCGCGGATGGAATTCAACCCCTATAACCTCTAATCCTTCGTAGTCAAATACAATACATTCACTTTCATCAATATCTGGTATACTGCAACCTATTCGCTGCTCACGTCCCAAGTTGTCTAACATCTTCATATATTCTTCGCTATAGTCACGACCATACTGTAAAAGTAACCGAGAGTAACCATACAAGTTTAGCTTAGAAAGTGTTTCAACAGACACAATGATATCAATTAATT
This window of the Eremothecium sinecaudum strain ATCC 58844 chromosome VII, complete sequence genome carries:
- the ALG13 gene encoding N-acetylglucosaminyldiphosphodolichol N-acetylglucosaminyltransferase catalytic subunit ALG13 (Syntenic homolog of Ashbya gossypii AGL042W; Syntenic homolog of Saccharomyces cerevisiae YGL047W (ALG13)) codes for the protein MSDREVKTVCVTSGATVPFPKLIDIIVSVETLSKLNLYGYSRLLLQYGRDYSEEYMKMLDNLGREQRIGCSIPDIDESECIVFDYEGLEVIGVEFHPRLDVIIKKYADLVISHAGTGSILDALRSGKRLIACVNDSLMDNHQEQIARKFEEARNLWAIYPKQKELLQALEKSEVETLKPLPPSYKKGFADLLTSMMYS
- the MRA1 gene encoding Mra1p (Syntenic homolog of Ashbya gossypii AGL048C; Syntenic homolog of Saccharomyces cerevisiae YPR010C-A; 1-intron in Ashbya gossypii), whose protein sequence is MRAAQLLLNAAKKKASTTPGIPLELTPLFIAMGVAVCSGTWFTYRHLAHDKTLRLYKNPDISKLDEVLKQENEK
- a CDS encoding uncharacterized protein (Syntenic homolog of Ashbya gossypii AGL049C; Syntenic homolog of Saccharomyces cerevisiae YGR017W); the encoded protein is MFHEMAPWVPTFTQSMKNHVQPFIPLTFSTVDPSSMKPKCRTVVFRGFLFEDKNCNVLTFNTDTRSDKFKEIDSYSAEKGTPAPFEACFYFPATEEQFRFSGSCFVVSRNNISDLTARYSAFNGTNFYPILSPSVFGNDSISSAYVNEELYTSESIPIVDGAYQEALHTQNDLLSPSSISSTSDGPVLNFPAYYNPEYCPPSAKEWELEIHRHWLKLSRTMKSHYRGPDPGAPLTPSLSKQLDKIQRGVDGAGEDTGLDNFGLVCLCVDQVNYLNLHNGRGGERWKYTREIDEKTGLETWSEQELCP